Proteins encoded in a region of the Panicum hallii strain FIL2 chromosome 3, PHallii_v3.1, whole genome shotgun sequence genome:
- the LOC112884411 gene encoding citrate-binding protein-like, which produces MADCFLPWLLLDFIVLASSCCGRSSAAATDPTLGFTAIELTEDRFKLHKPYDLPPEQRYEFRDGVRRMWVFCDDKPFSPGSPTKPRSEILLNATYTAGVWQFEGYGFVPAGTSGVSVMQVFGASGRNTTLMLHVYGGQLMYYHDEARVVDGDIYDRWFRLNVVHDVDAGMLTVFIDGEERLAVAGHGGYRHYYKFGVYTQTDPSHYMESRWRDVKVYTKI; this is translated from the exons ATGGCCGACTGCTTCTTGCCATGGCTTTTGCTGGATTTCATTGTTCTGGCCTCGTCGTGCTGcggccggagctccgccgccgccaccgaccCGACCCTCGGCTTCACCGCCATCGAGCTCACCGAGGACCGGTTCAAGCTGCACAAGCCGTACGACCTGCCGCCGGAGCAGCGGTACGAGTTCCGCGACGGCGTGCGGCGGATGTGGGTGTTCTGCGACGACAAGCCCTTCAGCCCCGGGAGCCCCACCAAGCCGCGCTCCGAGATCCTCCTAAAT GCAACGTACACAGCCGGGGTGTGGCAGTTCGAGGGCTACGGCTTCGTGCCGGCGGGCACGTCGGGGGTGTCGGTGATGCAGGTGTTCGGCGCGTCGGGGCGGAACACGACGCTGATGCTGCACGTCTACGGCGGCCAGCTCATGTACTACCACGACGAGGCGCGGGTCGTCGACGGCGACATCTACGACCGGTGGTTCCGGCTGAACGTCGTCCACGACGTCGACGCCGGGATGCTCACGGTGTTCATCGACGGCGAGGAGAGGCTCGCCGTCGCGGGCCACGGCGGGTACCGGCACTACTACAAGTTCGGGGTGTACACGCAGACGGACCCCTCGCACTACATGGAGTCGCGGTGGAGGGATGTCAAGGTATACACCAAGATTTGA